CCTCCGCGGTCCAGCTGCAGGCGCGAACCTGGCCGTGAAGTCGGGCTCGCACTcgccggggcggctcccgtcgTCGAAGTTCTGGGCGTAGCTGAGCGCGTCGTAGTTGAGCTTGAGCCCACCGGCTCCGGCTCCGAGGGCGTACGCCGTCCGCCGGTGCCTTCGCCTGAGCCCGCTCCACAGCGCCGACACGCACCACGACGTGATGGCCGCGCTGGTGCTGCGCCACGCCTCCAGCACGGCCGCCATGGCCGCCTCCCGCTCCCTTCCCATCGACCGCCTCCTCCCTCCTcagccctcgccctcgccctcggccGGGAGCAAGCAGCAGCCAGCCTGAGCCTGAGCCTGGTGGTCTACGTATACTAGCTCCTGACTCTGGTTTCCCGTATGGTGGGAGAGAGCTAAGGAATGCTAGCACGGCGTGGTTGGTGTGCGAATATATGTTCTTTCTGGGCAGGCAGAGGCACGCACAATAGGCTGGCTGGCGAAGATCTTGCCGCGCTTCGAGAATGGAAATAGAAATCCTGCCTATGTGTCAGGAGCTCCGGATAAAAGCGCACAGACGATATTTTTCGTTCGTCCaactcaaagaaaaaaaaaggagaggagaTATTGTCTTCGTGAAAGAGAAAATATCAGGCGCGGGGACGTAGCGAGAAACAGCACTGCTGGCTAAGCTAGCGCTTATCCCGTGATGTAACATTTGTGGATCCTGACTGCTTCAGGTCGGCACAAGCACTGAAAAGTACGCCTTGTCTTCTTGTTTTGTAGACGGAAAAGAGCATTTCCACGCCGGAAAGAAAGATCTTTGTCGGATCCCGTAGGAAGAATCCGCACACGCCGCGCGCGCTCGCTCGTTTGGTTTCGCTTTGGAGGTTAATGTTACGGAACTGCCGGCCCACCCGAGAGGGAGCGGCACTGGGCCGGTGTTCCAGTGCCGGCCCTTTTTGGGCAAAGTCTTAGAGTATATACATCTGAAGTGACAAATTTAACCCCTCAAACGTCCGCGTCCGATAAATGTTTCGATCACATTCGTTTGACTTTCTATTTGTCCTTTTACGTAGCCATGTTCCTTACTTTTTTTCTTATATATCTAGTCACATGCACGTGATTGATGATGAagtagagagagagaaagaaaataaacaaaaaggaTGTTATGTGGTGGGCTTAATCCTATGTGATGGACGGATGGCTACTGATCGGACATGTCCGAGCATTCTTCAtcaatgcccgtgcgttgtaacAAAAGAGTAAAAAAATCTGAGCCGTTATCATTTCGGTTCAATTTTAATTGTAACTCGTCATATTCATTACATGCACCTAAGACCACACTCAGACATTTGGATTTCGATAAGTGAAGATACATACATAAGGTCTTAGATCATAAAACATGTACAAAAAGAGAACCTAGTGCAAGTACAACATGATTAAGGATTATAATCTTTCCTAAATATTAATGTTTAATTTTACATGTTGCAATATGCATCCGTACGAAGTAAAGACGAATCATGTGTCATTGATTAACATTGCATCCTACATAGCATTTTAAAATATTAAATatataaaataacatcatattcaaattctgcactttttctaatcaaattttatATACAATATGCTAAAATTGAAGTTATGGTTTAAAATCTATGATTATTTTACATAATATATTTATTTTAGTAGACGGTGGAATGATTAATGTAGATATCAAGGGGTTTATGTAAAACTGCAAAAAAGATATATATTATCACATGAAAAATAACATGATAAGTGGTGTTGTGCAAAAAACATAAAGATGGGATGATTTTCGAAGTTTACTCAAGATGTTTTAAATTTTTTAGACAAGAAAAATATCTACCGAGTTGGACATATCTCATTACACATTTATTGTCGTTCCTACTCGGTCATGCCCAATAAATATTTGTAGTATGATGAAAATAACAAAGTATACTTTAGTAATTGATGATAGCATGTCTTTTATCGTTCTTGTTTTTTAATTCTTTATTTTTGGTATATTTTTTCGGGTTTGAcgtttttttttgctttctttgttTTTTGTGCTTCTTTTTCAATTTTATACTTTTTGTTCGTTTTCTTTCTACATTTTTGTTAAACACCAAGAATAATTTttatatacacatttaacattttctaAATATACAATTCACATTTTTGACAATATTTTTTATGCCTACTTTGCTCATATACAATGTACATTTTTTGTATACGCTAGAAGCATATTTATATATACATGCTTAACAATTAGAAAATAGATGACTGATATTTTGAAAATACATAATTAACATTTGCTAAAATATCTTTTTATGTCTACATTCTCCGTAAACATTGTACATTTTTGTATACATAGAAACATATAGACATAGACGTTTAACATTTCCAAattcatggtcaacattttttaaaacttatagcTTTTAATGTATACTTTTTTCGAGAAGCATTCTACATTTCTTGTATACATCATGATCactttttatatacatgtttaaCATTGTCCAAATACACGATTACTGTTTTTGAAAACTTATCATTTTTATGTCTACTTTGTTCTATACACATTGTATATTTCTTTCTATACATTAAAAACATtttttatacacatttaacattctTTAGTGCATGCTTAACTTTTTCCAAAAAAACATAAATATTGGATGATCGGTTAGTTGTCAACAAGAGAATAAAAAGAGGAAAGCCGGGGGGGCATGGGATCAAACCTGCGTCTCCCAGGTCAAAGAGCGAGTGTGAGATGAACTTGTACTTGAGATACATAAGAGGATAGCTTCGTATTGAACCAGTGGGGACGGCTGATTTGTAAAGTGAAAAAAGGGAATTGTTTTGGCCACTTACAAGTGACATTGATGGATAATTCTCGTCAACTTTGAAAATAATTTGGATGACGGTGAACGAGCAAAAGCATCGcgtgctttattattatgtaCAAATGAATATGAatagtattggacagcccgagcaTTTAATGACGCTCTGAGTGGTTCGGTTGGGTCAACTTTTTTATTTCCTTATTATGTCCGATTAGTGGTCTTACATCCGTCGGCCAGTTTGAGAAGTTCGGTTGTAGATTCTCTTACTCTCTTCTTTTCATCGTATATAAGAGAGGCATTTATTTCTCTTTtcccttctgtttttcgtttatgCCCCTTCACCATTCAATATGTGTCTTCCATAAAAAGTAGCATGTGATCCTCAAATGAAAGGTAGTAAAAAAAGAACATATCCCCTCATTGCATGCACTCAATTTCTCTCCCTCCATCCGAGTGATTGATTTCAGTCCGGTGCTGAGGATGTAGTTGCATGTTATTAAATCGCTGATTATTTAACTACAGGTAATTAAGCTGCTAACCAGCTAATTGGTTGAGGGCATTTTCGTCCAAAATTCTCTTTAATTATGTGTCTTGgtcattgttggggatattatccgctgcatgacccgccctattggacCGGGTCAGGTTCATGGCGACTCAACTCTTGTGACCCAAAGATGGGTTTAGATCGGGAATACAGAAGGCGTTGAGTGATCTTCAAGCGAAAAGCCCAGATGGCGACTCACCTGTCGTGATGATTCCTTGCTTGAGAGacacggtgacttagagatacACTGGGTCACGACTTGTGATACAGTTtgtactcttgtaaacctaggacttcgacctgtatataaaggcgagtctctagggttg
This genomic stretch from Hordeum vulgare subsp. vulgare chromosome 6H, MorexV3_pseudomolecules_assembly, whole genome shotgun sequence harbors:
- the LOC123403374 gene encoding uncharacterized protein LOC123403374, which codes for MGREREAAMAAVLEAWRSTSAAITSWCVSALWSGLRRRHRRTAYALGAGAGGLKLNYDALSYAQNFDDGSRPGECEPDFTARFAPAAGPRRPSSVASCCSY